Below is a genomic region from Erigeron canadensis isolate Cc75 chromosome 7, C_canadensis_v1, whole genome shotgun sequence.
TAACCATTCACTTATCATGTGTACGACGCATTATTCAAATTTGATAAAACAAATagccaatcaaaataaaacaacaataaaaacctttaaaaaaaatagaatgtGAAGTAAGTGAAAGCTTTCACCTATCTAAGCATCGCCCACCTTTTCACCATGTCATCTTTAACAATTTCACCTATCTATATTGGTGATCACCTATTCTCTTTTCACTTAGTCTTTAAGAATGGTCATGTGAGCCTGTTGACTACACAAATGTTACATTTGACGTACTTATGGCGCAAATCATACAATTGAGAACGAATTTCCTGAAAAATTTCTTGAAATGAGCATTTGAGGAGGTCACTTTGTCAAATAAGTTTTTGTTCCACAAAATTTGTAAAACAAGGTAATCCGGTAGTGCCACTACCGGACTCGCTAATCCACTTCGAATCCGGTAGTGGCACAACTGGTCTCGCGGGTTGTACACAGAGCACAGTAAGAGCAGCAGGAGCAGTAGGGTGATTTGACAATTCACTTCGAAACCGGGTATCCCACTACCGGTCTCGAAGGCTAGGTCACGACAAAAGACACATGCAACCTTCTAAacgaagtgtatatatatatatattatatatgtatatacatacatcatcatcattcacCATGATATTCTCATTGTTTTCTCTCATTTTAAGATCACAAACCAGTTCCAAATCAGTGTCAAACTCATTCCCTAAAGTTACAGAAGCTTTCGTGAAGTAGTTTTCAAGTTACCATTAACGTCTACGAAGCTCTCGTTTCATTTTCCGTTCATATTTCCGATCACCAACACCTCAAATCACTTTGTATCACTTAATTACTTCATTTGTAGTATATTGCAAGTTACAACAAGTTGTTTCGTTAACTATAGCTCTCGTTTGAAGTTTATGTAGAAATATTGTTCATAAATTTCAGTTTAAGTTTGcgtgaaatatatatacacttcgaGACCTGTAGTGGGAATACCGGTCTCGGACTCTTGCCTTTGTCTTCCTACCACTCGTCTGTCACACTTTGTCGGATGCACACGAGACCGGTATTCCCACTACCGGTCTCGATATTTGATTTTGACACCGGTTGTGCCACTACCAGATTCGAAGTGGATTAACAAGTCCGGTAGTACCACCACCGGATTACCttgtatttcaaattttttggaACAAAAACTTATTTGGCAAAGTGACCTCCTCAAATGTCCATTTCAAGAAATTTTTCCTAATTTCCTagataaacaaattaaaaacgtGTGTACGGATAATGCATGAGATCGACTCGATCTACATCCCAACCATCAAACGACTATTATATATCAATTGGGATAAATGTAGAGCTTCATGTACCATATGTCCATATACAAGACGTAATCCATTATAATTCATTGCGATAGTGTTGTTACAATCACAATTAAAGGCTTATAATTCATGAACTTATTATGAATGGGGTGATTTTTATAGAGTTTGTCACAACATATATAACTTAGCTAGTCACTTGATGTAGAGATTAGCTAGAGACGTTGTTAACAAGTCTGCTGAGAGATGAGTTTAAAGTTCCCAAAAAGATTAACATCTATATTTAcaaccattatatatatatatcgaaaatTGTACACCCGCGCGCATCTGACAATTATTACGAGTATCATTTTGGATATATATCAGAATTCCATTTTAAGTTATAAACTAATCTTGTGATGATCCTGAGACATTCATCTTCTAGGTACATAAAGAATTAATTCCATGGACATAATTATAGATTTTTCATATTTCTCGCTTTAGTCTATGCTATGGttataaaattcttaataaactAAAGTTCAAAAATACTGATCAGATTTATAGAGTCTGGGCAATATTTTGGTAAAGACCCATGTCCATTCCATTGTAAGCAATGGGAGCATACATCCATTTATCATCAGAGCTCAACAACTGCAATcaatacaatattaaaaaaagttattagttGATGGTAGATACTAAGCAAGAAAAACATAAGAATTTTTTGTTGTTAGCTAGAGTATCATTTATCAATggagtaatatatatagttatttcaaaaataatggATCTTAATTATGTACCTGAATTTGAAGCTTTAAGAACTTCACATATTCAACTGCTTCCTCAAGCATTGTGCTAATGTCAACCTTTGTACCATTTGGTACAAGGTTTTGAAGGATCCTTAGTCTCTCATTAATCCTTTCTCTTCTTTTCTACAaaatcatcaaatttcattGACGTTTAATTGCTAAATTGAGGAAAAGTAACTACTAATTAACGTTACATCAATGTGTTTGACATttgttcaaattttattttattttttgttcttgcaatgtggttgttttttttttttttgtctctttttgttatttgtgagaTCAATAGTACTTACTCTTGCATAGAGACTTTGAGGATCAGTCGCGGCTCCTCGACCAGCCCTTGTTTTCCCATTCGGGTTAAGTGTGACATCCACTTCTTGGGATTCATTTAAATCATCATTGGAGCTCCAATAACTTGAACTTTGCCCATTTCGTTCCACATTGTTGTCGTCGTTTTTAGCTTCTGTGTCGATCATCTTTTGCTTCTTCTTTGGTTGCACATTCTTCttgtttttctatatatataatatactaaataCATGAAGATTTTGTTCAATGGagataatattttatatgttgtaACATGTTCTTGAccataaacaattaaatttcATGTTCTCACGATTGCACATAAAATAATACACTTACGGTTCGAATTCTTTTCTTGAGGTTCTTATCAGTTTTCCCAATGTTGGCTTCAACATCCGTTGCATCGTGCATTTCAAGCTTCCTCTCGAGAGGTGATTCCTTGCTCGAAACAGGTGAATTCTTCGTTGTTATATCCTTCTCCGTCACATCGTGTGTTACATAGAGACTTCCTTGAGAAAAAACATGAGTTTTTGGTAGCGATGAGTTGTTTATCTCATCCATCATACAATATTGGATGGACATATCACACACATCATTTGATGATGAAGTAACATCattattagaaagaaaaaaagacaaatTCTCATGATATGGGTACGAAAGTGAACTAGTATCGTCAGTAGCATCACTATTGACGAGATTGGGTATTGTTGTTATTTGAGCAACTTCGCTGCTACAAATACTATTTTCTTGGGAgaaaaaatggtaaaaattaGGATTACAATGCCCAGAGACACCGACAAAAGGTTCACGATCAACGAATGAGTCAGCATTGCTCGAATCATCACTAGCACACATGAAAGTGTTAGGAGTTTCGAAGTTAAACCCAATATCACATGGACTTGACATTAGCCCTTGTTTGTAAAACTGTTCGGTCGAATTTTCATCGCCATAGATCATTTTGCTCAAATTGTGCCATTCATTCTCAAAAAAGTTACTAAAAGactccatcttcttttcttgaAGGTTAGATGATGATCagaaaaaagattttgaaatgattGAGAGTTTAAGGAGTAATAGAACCTATATTTATACCCATGATGATGAGGTAGAAGAATGTTAAGTGAGGATTGActtcattaattattaattaatgaattgctagtcataaaataatatttataatacagGCAAATTCCAACCCATTAGTAGGACGAATCATATGTGCAACAGTGCAGGGGAGGCCCGGAGAGAGGAGAGGAGCAAACCCGACCTCCAACCTGGACACATTTTTgacaaaacatatattaaataaaatgattttattattgttataaaatctcaattgcttatatatatatatatatttaaattcgcTAAGATCTAAGGACATCTCTTTTTACCTGTCTCGGCAAAGACATTTGAACTTTCAAGCCGCCACTGTTTTTTATGTGGAATACAAATCGATTTAGATTAGTATTGAGATAGAGTAGCTTGAAAATGCCTGATTGGCTTGATGAAATGTAGGTTGAGATTGTAGTTTCGTGGGCATGTCCAATTTACTACGAGTAATAAGTTGTGATTGTAAATTAGAATTGAAGCTCACTCACACAGAACTAAAAATTAGTTACTTAAATCCAACTATCTTGACAATATGCGATCTTAGTTTAGGTTGGTAGGAAATGATGGGAGGCCTCATCGTGGATTAAGTTTGACattctattttgtttaataaagtTAGAAAGCCGCCATATGTCACCATGAAGTGAGTTTAAGTCTCCTCACATGCCCATAACCAATGTCATAAGATAGTGGTGGTAGCGACGGGTGCTCGCATGCTGCGTCGGTGATGGTAATGGTGATGGTGTGTCGGCGGTGGCAGTGGTGGTGGCGTGGtagtgaatgtaaattaattgatttaaaaagggttaatatggttatttaagggtTGGAGGATCTCCTCACATGCCCATAACCAATGTTATAAGattgtttcttttatattagACAGGTGCCCGCACGATGCAGTGGTGATTGTGGTAGCGACGATGGTGTGCCGGTGGTGGCagtggtggtgaatgtaaattaattgatttaagagaggttaatatggttatttaagggtTGGAGGATCTatgttgtaagttatttcattaagggtattataagtatataggtgaatatgtttaaattagtgaataaagaaaagggataatatggtcattttaaagtcttaattacttaaagagAATGGactagtttgctttatataataatatagatatagatagatatggatatagaagtatagatacaGATAATTAAACTACTTTCAATTCGTTGTTGAAATCAATTGAACCGATGGATCAGTTTTAAATTTACTAGTTAAACTTGCGtaccttgaaaaaaaaaagagttactTTTGTTTAAAATCTAAACAATGTTACAAAAATTAAACTATAGTCTCCCATATACAAACTTTATATCTTCAT
It encodes:
- the LOC122608876 gene encoding transcription factor bHLH84-like, translating into MESFSNFFENEWHNLSKMIYGDENSTEQFYKQGLMSSPCDIGFNFETPNTFMCASDDSSNADSFVDREPFVGVSGHCNPNFYHFFSQENSICSSEVAQITTIPNLVNSDATDDTSSLSYPYHENLSFFLSNNDVTSSSNDVCDMSIQYCMMDEINNSSLPKTHVFSQGSLYVTHDVTEKDITTKNSPVSSKESPLERKLEMHDATDVEANIGKTDKNLKKRIRTVSVLFYKNKKNVQPKKKQKMIDTEAKNDDNNVERNGQSSSYWSSNDDLNESQEVDVTLNPNGKTRAGRGAATDPQSLYARKRRERINERLRILQNLVPNGTKVDISTMLEEAVEYVKFLKLQIQLLSSDDKWMYAPIAYNGMDMGLYQNIAQTL